A single genomic interval of Spinacia oleracea cultivar Varoflay chromosome 6, BTI_SOV_V1, whole genome shotgun sequence harbors:
- the LOC130463132 gene encoding uncharacterized protein: MLISGFQVTAIGPPTVPPNSCKAGTGLFLFYNASLYSNEGWLAAHSRLSTSDRLEKFGVHVDSICSLCSQELENIDHLFFKCDYAAAVWSGNSVKHHVYRIALVVTLYMIWKERNARIFKSCKLDAHVVFREVQLLCNLNNTDSFAPPKISTYKVSNILFFLKERDFNNEEFNWGLKFITRYNDQRHTVNS, translated from the exons ATGCTGATATCTGGATTCCAGGTTACTGCAATTGGACCACCAACTGTCCCTCCTAATTCATGcaa AGCTGGTACAGGGCTTTTCCTTTTCTATAACGCAAGTTTATACAGCAATGAGGGCTGGTTAGCTGCTCATTCGAGACTTTCTACTTCTGACAGGCTTGAGAAGTTTGGGGTGCATGTTGATTCTATTTGCAGCCTTTGTAGTCAGGAGTTAGAAAATATCGATCATTTGTTTTTCAAATGTGATTATGCTGCTGCGGTTTGGAG TGGGAATTCTGTGAAGCATCATGTCTACAGAATAGCTCTTGTTGTCACTTTGTATATGATATGGAAAGAGAGGAATGCTAGAATATTTAAGAGTTGTAAACTTGATGCCCATGTTGTTTTTAGAGAGGTGCAACT CCTATGCAATCTTAACAACACTGACAGTTTTGCTCCACCAAAA atTTCAACATATAAGGTTAgtaatattcttttttttttgaaagaaagAG ATTTCAATAACGAAG AATTTAATTGGGGTTTGAAGTTCATAACGAGGTACAACGACCAACGACATACGGTAAATTCTTAA